ttttcagaACTAAAAACTTTAGAAAAATTTCTAGTGTATGTAAGCCTTAGATGCAGTTTACAGctattaatataattttactttagATTACCCAAATGTTTTAGAATAACCTAgacaattttttgggtttctttcaTGAAGTGGAACGCAAATTCTAATTGCAAATTTGCGTGTCCAGGCGTCAAAAACCATTCACGCGCTCATCATGGAATAATTcctttccatttaaaaatgcGGATGGTGTTGTTCGGATTCACAACCACATAAAAAATATCCGAAGAAAAGGAACAATCGAATCAGTTTCTTTATTCGATTACTTTACATTTGATCTTACTCGCAATCTCTAGTGCTGTCTTGATTGGTTTGGCAACCAAAGCAAGGCTATATTATCTTCCTCTTCAGGTGTAACTTTTCTCGTCTACCGGAACCAACTTCCCTACTTATGTCGCCAGTTTCACGATACCGTGTTTGCCATAAACGCACGGTCCCAATCGATCACTAATAGATCTAACTGTCTTTCTATTGTTTGAATATGCAACAATGGATAGCTCCACGTTCTTCTTcgtttaaatattaaaattctGCTGCGATCAGCACGAAACATGGTGACTATGTCTAAGAATAGAAAACTTAAGACTGACTTTTTCACTTATTTAACATTCCATTTACAGACAGCATCCCTAACTTCACAGAAAGTTTAGTTAGATCAAATAGATCATGTTTGGGTCgctttcaatcaaatttgataatttaaaaCATCACATAACCAAGGCCATAatttttagggaaatgaatATGAGCAGAGATGAGTAACCTTGGGGCTTCCGGTTACAGAATCTATGTAATTTTATCTTCTATAATGaggttattttttgttatattttcactTGGCTTCAGAAAAGCCTAAATGaactttaatttttccctTGTTCATCGTTAACAAGAGAATGAAAACCCAGCATAGatttttggataaaaaaaggTGACCTCGTaattgtttcatcttttttctttcgatcgTCTGTCAAAatgacaaaaaggaaattgttcgCTGTCCAATTCAgcgcatctttttctttaaaaaaaaaaatattttcattggcGACCACAGATTGGGTTaggttaatttttatttttcagcttATTACAAGCActtacaattattttcatttacttttcaGATTGAATCCCACAGATGATTTAATCACGCTTCCGCTACGATAGAGGTCCACAGTAAAAATCTGTGCTACTTACAGGTGAGTGTCATATGACTGCCCCAGATAAATTCACCGTGTTGATGGATAACTCAACATAAATCAGTATTTGACTTTGCTGGGGAATGTGGCTGAAACTGGAAGAACTATTGTTCACTCCCGTGGTAATCACGTTAATTCATCACCAAGGGTAAAGGAATGGATATCAGCCCACATGTCCAGCATATTTTGGTCGACAGGAAGTTTGTATATTATGCCAATGACTTCGATTTGGCGCCAATTTATTCGTGAATTCAACATATCCGGTCCGGATGTCATTTCTTTAATGAATTGTgaggaaaaattgaattttattgggAAAAGTTtatgagaatttttttttgtcatggCTTCCGCCGCTGCATATTCATGGGGTGATCTCTCATCTATAGAAGAACCATAGAATgattccattatttttttatgaatctATAACCGATTGCTGGAATGCTGGAGTTAGATTGGTCAAATTTTTAAACGTTAGTAAGTCATCGGCCAAGGTGTCCAAGTTTTCAGGTAGACGACACTGGACAGTGCTACCACAGTAAAACGGTACACTGAAATTCTTCAAAAGGCACTTCAACATCTTGACATAATATTTACTTTTGAATggatacaaatacaaaatttaaaataattttgtgaaTTAACTCTGGAGAGAAATTTAGTGGAACCTATGGTCAGTATTACCGTCACCATAATAACCACGACAATAGACACTAAAACGATAGAGAAATGTTGAATAGTGTTTTGAATATACCTAGTAAAATCAAGACCAGATACAGATCTTGCAATGTTCCTAAGAGCTAAGCCATCCAAAGGGCATGCAAGTCATCTACAGAGTAATGCAGAACAcagtgataaaaaaaacaaatggtgGCATAcagtgaattcaatttttatttgtgatatTTTCCATGCCCTGATACActattttaatataaaaattcgaatgaaagaaacgtcttaatttttttctttacgtcACTACATCGGTGGTGGAGTTCTTTTCCTGGAGTTTCTTTGAGTTTAAATTGGTCTAGAACTCCACTCAGTGCAATTGCTGGCTGGGTTAGCATTTCAagatttcatcttttttcttttgacatcgTTTCCCTCATTTTTTCGGATGCATATTATGTATATTGGTTTCTAATGTGATTAAATTACTTGGCGTTCACCCCCAAGATTTCGGTGAAGAAGATGGAGCAAATGTGTAGCCTTGATTCacaaaacgaaaaggaaaatgtgcTGTTATCTATACATCTACACGGCAAGTAAATATTTTCACATCTTTAAAAACACTAACTTTACCAATGGGCATTTTGGTTCTTTCCCATCCTCGTTCAACCTTTTTCTGTGATTACCCTGTCTTTGTGTACAatcatgtgtgtgtgattgtaTTCACGAAGACGTCCtgtattctttttacttttccaaaCCTTAAACCCAATTTAAATTGCTGCCTTCACGAGAACACTTGCAAAAGTCTATTGCAGTTAAATTTCCTCCAAATATCGAGGATAATTTTATGTCATGTTATCATTTTAAACTTTCTGTCTCgattaaaattgtttcaaataattattcctttttcaattGGACAAGAGTATCCAGGAGACTGTTAGTCTGCTGTTACTTTGCTGCATTCACAACTTGCTGTTACCTTGCTGCATTCACGAGGGCCCTTGCAGAAGTCTATTGCAGTTAAATTTCCTCCGAATATCGAGGAGCCGTCTAAATGGTAATATGTAATCATTTTAAACTTCCCGGCTCGattaaaattcattcaatttcattattcctttttcaattttcaaccTACCCTACCTACCTATCcaggaaaaattatttattttgatttatcaatcaatgTTAGATTAACGTACTAGAACATAATAACCAAGTTCGTAGAGTGCTTTTATGAAGGAAAACGTTTGTTTTCCTATTGCAAAAATTATATGTAGGTGAAGTGAATTCTGCTTTCGTTCGTGCGTTGGTCATCGCCCATCACCCGTTCCAGTGGCTTTGTGCCCAATACCCGTTCCTGTGGCTTTGTGCCCATCACCCGTTCTAATGTCTTTGTGGCCGGCTTAATGCTGCCCATCACTGTTCACCTAAGAATGATAGCGGATGCATGATGTATCAATTCCGTATTTTTATGATTGTTAACCCTATATAGCTTGATAGTATTTCCAGtcgattattttaaattaaaacgcTTTACCCTATATTtaactattattataattagTGCATCATTCTAGCTTAAAACCTCATTTTAATTAGTGATTTACCATTATTTTATCAATTAAAGTATTGATTTAACGTACTCTTTAACCCTTTCATCACTAGATTCTTGATTAACAGTACAACGTACATGCATTAGCTGAAGTTGCATCAcgatataataggaaaggtaCACTCTCGCGCTATCCCAGTCTCTTGGAAGAAACGGCGGGTGTTCAGTAAAGGGTCCCAAGATTCCCTGCCAGGTTCGCTAGGTTAATAGGCCCCTCGCCTCTCGGGGGTATAGTAAAAATAGGGGTTTTTCTGTTCGtaatatataaaattatttatcaaTGTGTCCAGAAATGGATTTAATTTAAGCTTTATTGAATTCCCTATCCTTAGATACCTAATTCATCTAGGATAGGCaattgtttaaatgttttatttgggattaaaattcaaaattttttgaaatttgcgccaaaaaatcaaatcaaatgaattttgtattacttatttttgtttattccattttaattttaaaattcatttttaatattttaaaattcacatttaatattttaatatgAGTAATACAGTATTTAATAGGTAAAATAAGTCAGctccgattttatttttttttcactcatCTAAGAACCTGTTGGCCGATTGAAAGTCTCTAGAGACGACCCTATGACCATGAACAGTTTCTCCGTGTAAGAGATCTTGtaagaaactttaaaaatttgtaataaataaaCGGGAAACGGGTAAGactcaaaatttttacaagaTATGCCCAACCTCAAGATCTATCGATaggtgtaaaaaaaatcgaaGCTGACTTATTTTCCCTatcttcatttaaataaaaaatgtttaaacccCGATTAagtatttttataatttaaaaaattccaatccAAATAAACCATTAATAcactacaaaaaaatcaaaaaaatcgGTGATGTCGAGCGCCaaaattaattccatttcagcGGAATGACCCCTCAGAAACCGTTTAAAGTAGACTTTCTAACAATAATATCCCAttgctttcttgttttttcatcTCATAATTCCTCATCTCAATAAACCTTTTACTTCTTCCTAagcgtgaataaaaaaatcagcgtTGATTAAGTGTATTAAAATGCTCATATCAAAATCCTTTTGATTTCGGAAAAATTATGTAAGGCACTTGGTAGTCCTAGAAACGGCCATTATTTAAGGCTTTATTTAGGAGGTAGAGGGCGATACACGTGTTGGGGAAGAGGGCTGAAGCAACAGTCACAACAAATACAATTACGAAAAATCATCCAAGTTGACGAATCGGGAAATTTTTCCGTGGGTCAACGTTTCCTGATGGATTCCACCCTCGGTGGGTAAAGTTTGGGAAAGAGCTTGGAAACCGGTAGAAAATGGATTTCGTGGTAGCGAATCGCTTCACTATTGTGAAATTTACCGGGATTTCATTAGCTAACCAATTCACTATTACAAGCACGGATGTTAGTAGCGAAGCGGTTGGCTATTCATTTaatgtttgatttcattagCGAACCACTTCGCTAACGTGAATATATTTGGAATTTCATAAGCGAACCACtttgcttcattttctttgtgtctTCTTTTATCTTAGGCCACTTCACATACGTACCTTGTAGGCAAAAAACAAActcgttttttcttgtcaaaaaATGGCGTGTGATGACGCCATACCTGGCAACTCCGCACCCATCCCCCCAAAACCTATATGTGCCCAACAGAGAGGCTCGCGCCCATTCAGTCCAAGTTTGCCTGTCTTGTAGTGACGGTCACGTCGCATCTCTCTCCGTTCCTAACATTGCCTTCCGCTTATGAATTTTATGATTCTATCAGGGACAACagtttgcaaaatttttcaagcTGTCGATGATATCTTGCGTTTCCACTCCACAACAAGCAgcagcatatttttttttataaaataggGCGTAACTCGGATGCCGAGTATTGCCCTGTGTATTTGCAcacacgaaataaaataaatacagaaTGTACACGCGGGGATAAAATCAAGAATACGCAATAAAACagttaaaaagggaaaactggGCCTGCCGTCATCTCTGAGGCAGGTAGACAGGACACCCTATGCTCATTTTGTTGAAATACCTGCCCGGCTAGGTAGAACCTTCAAGACAGCCGGCCGGTATAGCAAGACTGGACGTAGTTCCATGTCTTCCACCATATTGTCCGGTGAATATGGTGGAAGGTCTCCAATGTCGAAGagttttttggccattttcataaaagatgaaattttGGCCTCCATCTTTGTGTTTCCCGTTTCCTCCACCACATacactaaaagaaaaaataattgaattaataaataacacatttaaatagtaatttttttaccgcTTCCATATGGACGGATTTGCAAGTTACAACTATAACTTTCTGCTTTTCCTTTGGGAAAAATATCCCATTTTAGATCCGGGTACCATCTTTCCAGCTCCCGGACAACCACCTGTGGGTGGTAGTTCCCATAAAGTTCAAGTCCGGTCGAAATCCGGTTTTTTAATTCCAGGAACCGATGTCCTGGTGCGAAGGACCtagaaattattcaaataataattaagtatttgaataattaaaaaaaaaaagaaatggaaacgTACCAAGTCATTTCTTGGTTTACAACATTTTGGTTGATGTATCTGATGCAGGCATTTATTTCCGCAGCTCTGCGATTACTTTGCTCGCCTATGTAACTCTCCTCTTCTCCAAACACCGTTAACGTTGCGCGGTAGCgtccatttaattttaaagtcTTGATAGTACATGAAGTACTTGTGAATTTCGTTAGAAATCCGAAGAGTCTTTGTTTGTAAAACTTTTGATCGTTTAATCTAATGACTTCCACCATTTTAAAAGAAGCActgaaggagagaaaaaaagggggggttaacaaaataacaacaactccTCGATATGTTATGGTGCTTGGTGGAGattgataaatgtttaaagtcACTCATACAACGGTATTCCTACGTAAGCTATAAACTGAGTAGGGAGGACGCCAGTCGCTCGGACAAATTATCACAGTTAGAGAGGAACCCCAGCAAGCAATCATGAACACACAAATAAActtattcttaaaaaaaaaatttcaaacacttACAAAATCGTTCAGGAAAACAGTGCAGGATGTCGTGGAGAAAAAAACTGGAACAATGGCGTCTATAAGGCTCTACGCAGTGGCTTCATAAAGAAGCTGGAGTGCCAGATTGGATGTTAACAatgcaaaaatcaaaataaattaaattaatttaatgattaaacatttaattaaaaatataatctaatgaaaattaaataatttgaaactaATTAATTCACTGATTGAACTAATCGgtgtttaatttaaataatgaaaacttttattcgtcgccatctagcggccaagGTAAGGAAAGTAATAGTAAAGGTAAACAAATAGATTGAAagcaaaaagtcaaaaactgCAAAAGTGGTGGGGAGTCGATAATACGAATTAAGTGTTAAATGCTTACTCttcattttattataaaatgtCAGTGCAATTATTTTACCTATGAAGAGTTTGCTCTCATGCAACCACATGTCCACGACTGGTAAACGTCCTTCTAATAAGACGTTGTTTTGATGAGCTATCGTTCTAGTCTTAAACCTTTGAATAATGTGCACGATTAAACTATTATTAAAATCTAGATTACGCTTGAAAAAGGGTTTTCTTAACCTGGACCTCATATGGAAAGCTCTGCTAAAATTTTCATCCTTGTCAGACAATTTTATGACCTATGCAAAGGTTTCAACAACCACATTGAAGGTTATActgttgtaattttttaaagtttctaCATTGCTTAACAT
This region of Daphnia pulex isolate KAP4 chromosome 9, ASM2113471v1 genomic DNA includes:
- the LOC124202625 gene encoding uncharacterized protein LOC124202625, which produces MVEVIRLNDQKFYKQRLFGFLTKFTSTSCTIKTLKLNGRYRATLTVFGEEESYIGEQSNRRAAEINACIRYINQNVVNQEMTWSFAPGHRFLELKNRISTGLELYGNYHPQVVVRELERWYPDLKWDIFPKGKAESYSCNLQIRPYGSVYVVEETGNTKMEAKISSFMKMAKKLFDIGDLPPYSPDNMVEDMELRPVLLYRPAVLKVLPSRAGISTK